Proteins co-encoded in one Theileria equi strain WA chromosome 3, complete sequence genomic window:
- a CDS encoding hypothetical protein (encoded by transcript BEWA_002000A): MVYDHNLDISPKKLEDQLRHGISGTRHENSPKPYTKYEYTSYTGESFILLTVSYNGITLKQIKPPAYDILKFCTYFTENVLVALHIKYSGMNYYYMTVDNSSTTGYNIKLQEFKTTHELDEERELKRILDSVNINKALDYQGLSKKIREKLFGKRDIFFDLHRNHWNEGYASEVTNISIKITKGGEIGEYQSLQHKPNVPSFYIKGLYNVRYQLITLDNGFPNEPLDHFSAYYKEISGYYHRDPMVIILNIQENKDPRCIPGKYIITNDDYTSWSILRTGTTSLSITEISKIVDAIVNNGNKLYVNKLPEDIQKKLRDITKDLILDLTHRLNQAEGIYHSVDGMNIPYKRTYTGRYLVVSHADTFSSFTVKSATIGNVPIEGSLIPLNTRFSRFKAYYNENDTNNPLLIYMMQINGDTKWICRYDGCDQWEKLKEKIPSNDNDSLAIIAVLSSLKVPTVVIDISHDMGLYSPVGSDTKFYVSRTTFGGYYFYEYKQQKGERQTESYPFKISHISHNNAIIYDIKTQEVLSSVGAFYDGLSPVFDNLFLIKLVTYNPKKYWYYRRVDNTGSTWVSLDEQGYSTELTTEQAKAELMKLKAKTAPKPELPPHSPHRPSTPSIPQQPSAPTTPATPKQTPMPSPPKIYDVDYKHDDSESEEHHTEQEDYKDYSSYGHSAGAIIGGIIGCVLCIGLAALGSRMFAPRIKAFMLTRHHLL; the protein is encoded by the coding sequence ATGGTGTATGATCATAATCTGGATATATCCCCCAAGAAATTAGAAGATCAACTTCGTCATGGTATATCTGGGACTAGACATGAGAACTCACCTAAACCATATACAAAGTATGAATATACGAGCTATACTGGAGAATCATTTATATTACTTACAGTGTCATACAATGGAATAACACTAAAGCAGATAAAACCCCCTGCATATGAtatattaaaattttgcaCATACTTCACGGAGAACGTTCTTGTAGCTTTGCACATAAAATACAGTGGAATGAATTATTATTACATGACTGTGGATAATAGCTCAACTACAGGATATAACATTAAACTGCAGGAATTTAAAACAACCCATGAACTTGATGAAGAAAGGGAACTCAAAAGAATACTAGACAGTGTAAACATCAACAAAGCTCTTGATTATCAGGGGTTATCAAAAAAAATAAGAGAAAAGTTATTCGGGAAAAGGGACATCTTCTTTGATCTCCATCGGAATCACTGGAATGAAGGCTATGCCTCTGAAGTTACAAACATTAGCATTAAAATAACAAAAGGAGGCGAAATAGGTGAATATCAATCTCTCCAACACAAACCAAATGTCCCATCATTTTACATTAAAGGCCTTTACAACGTTCGTTACCAACTTATAACTTTGGACAACGGCTTTCCTAATGAACCCTTGGACCATTTTTCTGCCTATTACAAGGAAATAAGTGGCTATTACCACAGAGATCCTATGGTGATAATATTAAATATCcaagagaataaagatCCTAGATGTATCCCTGGGAAATATATCATTACCAATGATGATTATACTAGTTGGTCGATTCTTCGAACTGGCACCACTTCCCTAAGTATCACCGAGATTTCAAAGATAGTTGATGCAATTGTAAATAATGGTAACAAATTATATGTCAATAAATTACCTGAAGACATCCAAAAGAAACTCAGAGATATTACGAAGGATCTTATACTAGACCTAACACATAGATTAAACCAGGCTGAAGGTATTTACCATTCCGTCGATGGTATGAATATTCCATATAAAAGGACTTATACTGGTCGTTATTTGGTGGTTTCACATGCTGATACCTTTTCCAGCTTTACTGTAAAGAGCGCAACTATTGGAAATGTCCCAATTGAGGGTTCACTCATTCCTTTAAACACTAGATTTTCCAGGTTCAAGGCTTATTACAACGAGAATGATACTAATAATCCACTTTTGATATACATGATGCAAAttaatggagatactaaGTGGATATGTAGATATGATGGGTGTGACCAGTGGGAAAAAttaaaggaaaagattcCATCTAATGACAATGATTCACTTGCAATTATAGCCGTATTGTCAAGTTTGAAGGTTCCAACTGTTGTAATAGACATTTCTCATGATATGGGCTTGTACAGTCCTGTTGGAAGTGATACAAAGTTTTACGTTTCTAGAACTACTTTTGGTGGTTATTATTTTTACGAGTATAAACAACAGAAAGGTGAGAGACAGACTGAATCCTACCCATTCAAGATTAGTCATATATCTCATAATAACGCGATAATATATGACATAAAGACTCAAGAAGTTCTCTCTTCTGTAGGTGCTTTCTATGATGGACTTTCCCCTGTATTTGATAATCTTTTCCTGATTAAACTTGTCACTTATAACCCAAAAAAATATTGGTACTATCGAAGAGTTGATAACACTGGAAGTACATGGGTAAGCCTCGATGAACAAGGTTATTCCACAGAACTGACTACGGAGCAAGCAAAAGCTGAATTAATGAAATTGAAAGCCAAAACAGCCCCAAAACCAGAATTACCACCTCATTCTCCACATAGACCATCAACACCGTCAATACCTCAACAACCTTCAGCTCCAACAACTCCTGCAACACCTAAACAAACTCCCATGCCATCACCACCCAAAATCTATGATGTTGACTATAAACATGATGACTCTGAAAGTGAAGAACATCATACGGAGCAAGAGGACTATAAAGACTACTCTTCATATGGACATTCTGCCGGTGCCATAATCGGGGGAATTATTGGATGTGTCCTCTGTATAGGCCTTGCAGCTCTAGGATCACGCATGTTTGCACCAAGAATAAAGGCTTTCATGCTAACAAGACACCATTTATTGTAG
- a CDS encoding 60S ribosomal protein L3, putative (encoded by transcript BEWA_001990A): MSHRKFERPRSGSLGFLPRKRCKMHRGKVRSFPKDDPSLPPHFTAFMGYKAGMTHVVTEVDRPGSKLHKKEVVEAVTIVETPPMVVVGLVGYIETPKGLKVLTTVWAAHLSDECRRRFYKNWYKSKKKAFTKYTKKFQEGKVDKEISRIKNYATVVRAICHTQPSKLSISLRKAHIMEVQVNGGSIADKVDFVTGLFEKPIPVSSVFSENEMLDTVGVTKGHGTKGVVSRYGVTRLPRKTHRGLRKVACIGAWHPARVQFQVPRHGQKGYFHRTERNKKIYRIGLGTNPRNASTDADLTEKKITPMGGFPHYGVVKEDFLMLKGCIVGPKKRVITLRKTLVPQVSRAALAEVSLRFIDTSSKWGHGRFQTSDEKKKFYGPLKSHAETA; encoded by the exons ATGTCTCACAGGAAGTTTGAGCGCCCGAGGAGCGGCTCCTTGGGTTTCTTGCCCCGCAAGCGTTGCAAGATGCACAGAGGAAAGGTCCGTTCCTTCCCCAAGGACGATCCTTCCCTTCCTCCTCATTTCACGGCCTTCATGGGCTACAAGGCTGGTATGACCCACGTCGTTACCGAGGTTGACAGGCCAGGCTCCAAGCTCCACAAGAAGGAGGTTGTAGAGGCTGTCACCATCGTGGAGACGCCACCAATGGTCGTCGTCGGACTCGTTGGATATATCGAGACCCCCAAGGGACTCAAGGTGCTCACAACCGTCTGGGCAGCTCACCTGTCTGACGAGTGCAGAAGAAGGTTCTACAAGAACTGGTACAAGTCCAAGAAGAAGGCCTTCACCAAGTACACTAAAAAGTTCCAGGAGGGCAAGGTCGACAAGGAGATTTCCAGAATCAAGAACTACGCCACCGTTGTAAGGGCCATCTGCCACACACAGCCATCCAAGCTCTCCATCTCCCTCAGGAAGGCCCATATCATGGAGGTCCAGGTCAACGGCGGAAGCATTGCCGATAAG GTTGACTTTGTGACTGGTTTGTTCGAGAAGCCCATTCCGGTTTCGTCTGTATTTTCCGAGAATGAAATGCTCGACACTGTTGGTGTGACCAAGGGTCACGGAACAAAGGGTGTCGTATCTCGTTATGGTGTCACTAGACTCCCAAGAAAGACCCACAGAGGTTTGAGAAAGGTTGCCTGTATCGGTGCTTGGCATCCTGCTCGCGTTCAGTTCCAGGTTCCCAGACATGGTCAAAAGGGTTACTTCCACAGGACTGAGAGAAATAAAAAGATTTACAGAATTGGTCTTGGTACTAATCCCAGGAACGCTTCTACTGATGCTGATTTGACTGAAAAGAAGATTACGCCAATGGGTGGCTTCCCTCACTATGGtgttgtaaaggaggaCTTTTTGATGCTCAAGGGCTGCATTGTTGGCCCCAAGAAGCGCGTAATCACCCTCAGGAAGACCCTTGTTCCACAAGTCTCCAGGGCTGCCCTCGCAGAGGTTTCTCTCAGGTTTATCGATACTTCCTCCAAATGGGGACACGGAAGATTCCAGACTTctgatgaaaagaagaagttttaCGGACCACTCAAGTCTCATGCTGAAACTGCCTAG
- a CDS encoding hexokinase 1, putative (encoded by transcript BEWA_001960A), giving the protein MSDIPSVLRQAAKHYRGDYVAPQMLEPNLQKRLEQIILQLTIPTSELTNISQNFYFELMNGLKAHKRHRNLWIPNECCFKMLDSYISNIPTGKEHGSYYAIDFGGSNCRAVRIKIHGNGKMERTQSTFTLKYSSVLGPKGLLDQTATATELFDHFATEIGTVIKQSGDPLTPEEPLKVGFTFSFPCTMLSRNTAILLDWTKYFETGRATNDQVEGKDVGKLMDEAFKRNNINANVSIILNDTVGTLLSCAYQKPEDYPECRVGVILGTGFNICYAENDYENFGYVGKIINTECGNFDKELPITPVDFEIDYYTSNCGRRLLEKLIGAAYLGEIVRRYMILLLREKAPRVMWHIGTFTSVDGGEILNDPSEDHQVAKEIALRRWGVELSQEVLVGLHKICEFVFGRSAGLAAAAIAATARKACTFAKIRTTIAIDGSLYVKNEWYKNKLHEYLDQVIRPDLRGNVVLLASDDGSGKGAAIAAAMFDNRHFI; this is encoded by the coding sequence ATGTCAGATATACCTTCGGTCTTGAGGCAGGCTGCCAAACATTACCGCGGCGACTACGTCGCACCTCAGATGCTGGAGCCTAACCTGCAAAAGCGTTTGGAGCAGATCATTCTCCAGCTGACGATTCCGACATCTGAGCTCACCAACATAAGCCAGAACTTTTACTTTGAACTCATGAACGGCCTGAAAGCCCACAAGCGCCACAGGAACCTCTGGATTCCGAACGAGTGCTGCTTCAAAATGTTGGATTCCTACATCTCAAACATCCCTACTGGGAAGGAGCACGGCTCCTACTACGCCATTGACTTTGGAGGCTCGAACTGTAGGGCCGTGAGGATCAAAATCCATGGCAACGGCAAGATGGAACGTACCCAGTCCACATTCACGCTAAAGTACTCGTCGGTGCTGGGACCAAAGGGACTCCTGGATCAGACTGCTACAGCTACTGAGCTGTTTGATCACTTTGCTACGGAGATTGGAACCGTCATTAAGCAGTCTGGCGACCCTCTAACGCCCGAGGAACCGCTCAAGGTCGGATTCACATTCTCGTTCCCATGCACTATGCTCTCGAGGAACACGGCAATTCTGCTGGATTGGACCAAATACTTTGAGACTGGACGTGCTACAAACGACCAGGTGGAGGGGAAGGACGTTGGAAAGCTGATGGACGAAGCCTTTAAGAGGAATAATATCAACGCAAATGTTTCAATCATCCTCAATGATACGGTCGGTACTTTGCTATCATGCGCTTACCAGAAGCCTGAGGACTACCCAGAGTGCAGAGTTGGTGTCATTCTGGGCACTGGATTCAACATTTGTTACGCAGAAAACGACTATGAAAACTTTGGCTACGTTGGCAAAATCATCAACACAGAGTGTGGAAACTTTGACAAGGAGCTGCCCATAACTCCAGTCGATTTTGAGATCGATTACTACACCTCAAACTGCGGCAGGAGACTCCTCGAGAAACTCATCGGTGCGGCCTACCTCGGGGAGATTGTGAGGAGGTACATGATCCTACTGCTGAGGGAAAAGGCCCCGAGAGTCATGTGGCATATAGGCACATTCACTTCCGTCGACGGAGGCGAGATTTTGAACGATCCGTCGGAGGACCACCAGGTTGCCAAAGAGATTGCACTGCGCAGATGGGGAGTTGAGCTCTCCCAGGAGGTCCTAGTCGGTCTCCACAAGATCTGCGAGTTTGTGTTTGGCAGATCTGCCGGTCTCGCAGCCGCCGCAATCGCTGCCACTGCCAGGAAGGCATGCACCTTTGCCAAGATAAGGACAACCATCGCAATTGACGGGTCCCTGTACGTCAAGAATGAGTGgtataaaaacaaactaCACGAGTACCTGGACCAAGTCATAAGACCAGACCTCCGCGGCAACGTGGTACTCCTGGCATCCGACGATGGCTCCGGAAAAGGAGCTGCCATTGCCGCCGCCATGTTCGACAACAGACACTTTATTTAG
- a CDS encoding signal peptide-containing protein (encoded by transcript BEWA_001950A), translating into MDMFLQFLCIPFLLILLKHAIAPPQERDLANKKKIPLELDIVEKPASRITATPSRKHPNGTHYSVKSASRHTHIIGDVTECTAVILPGNPRHMSRFVLVVPREDGSKYVRVVTRKRDDGRYVNKIKEFVKKPDYEWYARIKRDQVEIELLTQKNDNIICVEKDPETGVETFTVRPEMSDHVTIGTVEYSGFVVNQSVSGLMSRKVTLEKGDNCCYVGIESYYVDCVSYVLKYKINFADLEYPILVESRKKMMEFLE; encoded by the coding sequence ATGGACATGTTCCTGCAATTTCTGTGCATTCCATTCCTACTTATCCTCCTCAAGCACGCAATTGCTCCGCCTCAAGAGAGGGATTTGGCcaacaagaagaagattCCGCTAGAACTGGACATTGTTGAGAAGCCTGCAAGTAGGATAACTGCGACTCCATCGAGAAAGCACCCAAACGGAACCCACTATTCCGTAAAGTCTGCCAGCAGACACACCCACATTATCGGCGATGTGACCGAGTGCACGGCAGTTATCCTACCAGGAAATCCAAGGCACATGAGCAGATTCGTCCTTGTGGTTCCCAGGGAGGACGGCTCAAAGTATGTGAGAGTAGTGACAAGGAAACGGGATGACGGCAGGTACGTGAACAAAATTAAAGAGTTTGTGAAAAAGCCAGACTACGAGTGGTACGCCAGAATTAAAAGAGATCAGGTAGAGATTGAACTATTGACTCAAAAGAATGACAACATCATTTGCGTGGAGAAGGACCCAGAGACGGGAGTGGAAACGTTTACAGTGAGACCTGAAATGTCAGATCACGTTACAATCGGAACTGTGGAGTACAGCGGATTTGTAGTCAACCAAAGCGTCTCTGGACTAATGAGCAGGAAGGTGACGCTCGAAAAGGGAGACAATTGCTGTTACGTGGGAATAGAGTCATACTACGTTGACTGCGTCTCATATGTACTAAAGTACAAGATCAATTTCGCTGACCTGGAATACCCAATCCTCGTAGAATCgagaaagaaaatgatggagTTTTTAGAGTGA
- a CDS encoding signal peptide-containing protein (encoded by transcript BEWA_001980A) — MRTLAALYIFSLCKLCNAGWPCCLQGDDSDDTESPSAAAQSPATCMSHPLDTLDISNPEQSIMNVVERDNGSSQQKHYFPKVGIHITSVFDGESPLWMAPVERQGEVLFVERFIRGKTEILGLNIVHGQEFAPRYFEKLDGEWKETSKRNYFKKLNDVRFCS, encoded by the coding sequence aTGAGGACTTTGGCAGCGCTGTACATCTTTTCGCTTTGTAAACTTTGCAATGCAGGATGGCCCTGTTGTCTCCAGGGTGATGATTCTGACGACACAGAATCGCCTTCTGCCGCAGCTCAATCGCCAGCGACTTGTATGTCGCATCCTCTAGACACTCTAGACATTTCTAATCCGGAACAGAGCATCATGAATGTGGTCGAGAGAGACAATGGTTCATCGCAGCAAAAGCATTACTTCCCCAAGGTTGGTATTCACATCACATCCGTGTTCGATGGAGAGTCGCCCTTGTGGATGGCTCCGGTGGAAAGACAGGGAGAAGTGCTCTTTGTGGAGCGCTTCATCAGGGGAAAAACAGAGATCCTCGGTCTGAACATAGTACACGGTCAAGAGTTTGCTCCAAGgtactttgagaaactagacggagaatggaaggaaacTAGCAAACGTAactattttaaaaagtTAAATGATGTCAGATTTTGTTCGTAG
- a CDS encoding hypothetical protein (encoded by transcript BEWA_002010A), whose product MESKQGNNELPLKKQQKHDDNGRIGPKLIVKQTGTTYRASFQTDDKEFNNDILGTKRLYYNLADVRLVLTLDELQCGPEYNQNNYLNKQVATCKTTQCRRGINKRPSKQQRKENENNKIIALKVLIDGTDEPEKIWPACVLHKVQQSLGKVPKFGWQHIHEAYKARFSNDIDLEKLQDLARKGLRNNLHLKLPSDEELMLRADELPENSLKELRRKINIKEDINRKLVLMEQYEIEEAERTYKIYSQRFQETTFQYILDELGSYLLEISNQPRDFSEATRIWQAVQLSYHHVTYKEWEPSNWKENMEFKIAGFKYTKDLIDRDELYDLSKQERGRAIQYMKNRGKILENPQHRLEEKVVLDEKILIYQTRIDRSVERIQFNKDNSNFEKNTRKFFRNLLNQGNSQDHPSPVEMEGHWSPTWDARPTNPEKFERYLYLNPTVVREEKDFISEEEFYEIIKGLPDWKACGVDGVYNFFIKRTRRLYLLFYELTKHACTGPHKPSGLFRKRITLEELLGMFMKA is encoded by the exons atgg agagtaaacagggaaaTAACGAattgcctcttaaaaagcaacaaaaacatgatgataatggaagaataggacCCAAATTaatcgttaaacaaactggtacaacctaccgtgcatcattccaaactgacgacaaagagttcaacaatgacatacttggcactaaaagactttattataatctagctgacgtaaggttagtgttaaccctggacgaattgcaatgtggacctgaataTAATCAAAACAACTATTTAAAcaaacaggtggcgacttgtaaaactacccagtgtagacgggggataaacaAAAGACCTTCTAAACAGCAGCGGAAGGAAAAcgaaaataataaaatcatAGCTCTAAAGGTACTGATAGATGGTACGGACGAACCAGAGAAGATTTGGCCAGCATGTGTATTGCACAAGGTCCAACAAAGCCTAGGTAAAGTCCCAAAGTTCGGATGGCAACACATCCACGAAGCCTATAAGGCAAGATTTTCTAATGATATAGACTTGGAAAAACTCCAAGATCTGGCTAGGAAAGGATTAAGAAATAACTTACACTTAAAACTACCCTCTGATGAAGAGCTCATGCTGCGAGCCGATGAACTCCCGGAGAACTCTCTAAAGGAGCTACGTaggaaaataaacatcAAAGAGGATATAAATAGAAAGCTGGTCCTAATGGAACAATATGAAATCGAGGAGGCCGAAAGGACTTACAAGATTTACTCACAGAGATTCCAGGAAACAACATTTCAGTACATCCTGGACGAGTTAGGATCCTACTTACTAGAAATCTCAAATCAACCAAGAGACTTCTCAGAAGCCACAAGAATATGGCAAGCGGTACAGCTGTCATATCACCACGTAACATACAAGGAATGGGAACCCTCCAATTGGAAGGAAAACATGGAATTTAAGATAGCAGGATTTAAATACACTAAGGACCTGATTGACAGAGATGAACTGTACGACTTGTCGAAACAAGAACGCGGTCGGGCTATACAATACATGAAGAACAGAGggaagattctggaaaacCCACAACACCGACTGGAAGAAAAAGTAGTCTTGGACGAGAAAATACTAATATACCAGACAAGAATAGACAGGAGCGTAGAGAGGATACAATTCAACAAGGACAACAGTAACTTCGAGAAGAACACGAgaaaattcttcagaaaCCTACTGAACCAAGGAAACTCTCAAGACCATCCGTCTCCAGTGGAAATGGAAGGACACTGGTCCCCTACGTGGGACGCCAGACCTACAAATCcagaaaagtttgaaagGTATTTATATCTCAACCCTACAGTAGTAAGGGAAGAGAAAGACTTCATCTCcgaagaagaattttatgaGATCATCAAAGGACTCCCAGACTGGAAAGCATGTGGAGTTGATGGAGTatacaacttcttcattaaAAGAACAAGACGTCTGTACCTCCTCTTCTATGAACTAACAAAACACGCATGCACGGGACCCCATAAGCCGTCTGGATTGTttaggaagagaataacaCTGGAAGAGCTCCTTGGAATGTTCATGAAAGCTTAG
- a CDS encoding signal peptide-containing protein (encoded by transcript BEWA_001940A), whose product MNVLTILWTICLVSLCQGNGGNEADLDANGPFSSSEGAQNTPANLQGSGNDTAKGPDTVEGSNNQKVDVYTIGFGNNLRPQNSPEATGQEHPRPEALGFRQVGQQSHPGPTTPVKPVSRFSSKADASLFNVLCSVEDNVKILKLTPKAGKVTELKYDGKDVWSGKATLGKSSNLVEALIYFDENAPALAIISTDKNSKVYRYHDGNEWKKSNKSDFKRFLKKLKEIKGGSGSSSPGTTTPSQ is encoded by the coding sequence ATGAATGTTCTAACAATACTATGGACGATATGTCTGGTAAGCTTGTGTCAAGGTAATGGCGGTAATGAAGCCGACTTGGATGCTAACGGGCCTTTTAGCTCCTCTGAGGGAGCTCAGAACACTCCTGCAAACTTACAAGGATCTGGGAATGATACGGCCAAGGGGCCAGATACTGTAGAAGGATCTAATAATCAGAAAGTAGACGTTTATACCATAGGGTTTGGAAACAATTTGCGTCCACAAAACTCCCCTGAAGCTACTGGACAAGAACATCCTAGGCCGGAAGCTCTTGGTTTTCGACAGGTTGGTCAACAAAGTCATCCGGGGCCTACTACCCCTGTAAAACCTGTGAGTAGATTTTCTTCCAAAGCAGATGCCTCCCTATTCAATGTCCTGTGCTCTGTTGAGGACAACGTTAAGATTCTTAAACTAACTCCTAAAGCTGGTAAGGTAACTGAGCTCAAgtatgatggaaaggatgTATGGTCTGGTAAAGCGACGTTAGGTAAATCTTCAAACCTGGTGGAGGCCCTGATATACTTTGATGAGAATGCTCCGGCATTAGCTATAATTTCCACTGATAAGAATTCAAAGgtctatagataccatgatggtaatgagtggaagaagagtaatAAAAGTGACTTCAAAAGATTTTTAAAGAAGCTAAAGGAGATTAAGGGAGGATCTGGATCATCATCTCCTGGaactactactccatctcaaTAG
- a CDS encoding hypothetical protein (encoded by transcript BEWA_001970A) encodes MEATDGNREDTQKDKRDCQDANNEGGKRCFSNEGIKVNSQEHNAQGMQTYRKIIHRPEGSSKTGIMRYGVYKNISPY; translated from the coding sequence ATGGAAGCAACGGATGGAAATAGAGAAGACACCCAAAAGGACAAGAGAGACTGTCAAGATGCGAACAATGAAGGTGGAAAGCGCTGCTTTAGCAACGAAGGAATAAAGGTGAATTCGCAAGAACACAATGCCCAGGGAATGCAGACCTACAGGAAGATTATCCACAGACCTGAGGGCAGCTCAAAGACCGGAATTATGCGATATGGCGTGTACAAGAATATCAGTCCGTACTAG